One Microbacterium trichothecenolyticum DNA window includes the following coding sequences:
- a CDS encoding APC family permease, translated as MTSAPERTAGKGLASGTLGLWGSTVIGLASTAPVYSLVATLGFVVAAVGGSAPIAFIIAFIPMLLIAFAYRELNNDVPDCGTTFTWSTKAFGPWVGWMGGWGVAVAGTVVLANLAQIAGIYVWTLVGDGSLAENVPLVTATGVFFIAVMTYVSYRGVEIGERIQNVLLGVQYLVLVLFVVLALWKFFDGTAPNPTPFDLQWLNPFGFEDRAGFTEAVLLALFIYWGWDTCLALNEETKDPTRIPGRAALLTTVILLGTYVAVTIAAMMYAGVGEEGAISNVDDVFLALKDGLFGPFGWLLVLAVIISAVSSTQTTILPTARGTLAMAAYKALPQRFSTVHPRFQTPSFSTVVMGVVASLYYIGMTLISDDILQDSIASLGLAIAFYYAMTGYACVWYFRRDLFTSGKNLVYRGILPLLGALMLTYAFVQSAIDMFAVDYGNSELLGVGGTFVLGIGSLAFGVVLMLLWYLFPAAKAFFRGESLNRDTEVLVPEEPIAYPRSVDGGI; from the coding sequence ATGACCTCCGCACCCGAACGGACCGCGGGCAAGGGATTGGCCAGCGGAACGCTCGGACTCTGGGGTTCGACCGTCATCGGACTGGCATCCACCGCCCCCGTCTACTCCCTCGTCGCCACACTCGGTTTCGTCGTCGCCGCGGTCGGCGGTTCGGCCCCGATCGCCTTCATCATCGCCTTCATTCCGATGCTGCTCATCGCTTTCGCCTACCGCGAGTTGAACAACGACGTGCCCGACTGCGGCACCACCTTCACATGGTCGACGAAGGCTTTCGGACCCTGGGTGGGCTGGATGGGCGGCTGGGGTGTCGCCGTGGCCGGCACCGTGGTGCTCGCCAATCTCGCGCAGATCGCGGGGATTTACGTGTGGACGCTCGTGGGGGACGGATCTCTCGCCGAGAACGTGCCGCTCGTGACCGCGACGGGCGTCTTCTTCATCGCGGTGATGACCTACGTCAGCTACCGCGGCGTCGAGATCGGCGAGCGGATCCAGAACGTCCTGCTCGGGGTGCAGTACCTGGTGCTGGTGCTGTTCGTCGTGCTGGCGCTGTGGAAGTTCTTCGACGGCACCGCCCCGAACCCGACCCCGTTCGACCTGCAGTGGCTGAACCCGTTCGGCTTCGAGGACCGCGCCGGGTTCACCGAAGCGGTGCTGCTCGCGCTGTTCATCTACTGGGGCTGGGACACCTGCCTCGCCCTGAACGAGGAGACCAAGGATCCCACACGCATTCCGGGGCGAGCCGCGCTGTTGACGACGGTGATCCTGCTCGGCACCTACGTCGCCGTGACCATCGCCGCGATGATGTACGCCGGGGTGGGCGAAGAGGGAGCCATCTCCAACGTCGACGACGTCTTCCTGGCCCTCAAAGACGGACTCTTCGGGCCGTTCGGCTGGCTCCTCGTGCTGGCCGTGATCATCTCGGCGGTGTCGTCGACGCAGACCACCATCCTGCCCACGGCTCGAGGCACCCTCGCGATGGCCGCGTACAAGGCCCTGCCCCAGCGCTTCTCCACGGTGCACCCGCGATTCCAGACGCCGTCGTTCTCGACCGTCGTCATGGGCGTGGTGGCGAGCCTGTATTACATCGGGATGACGCTGATCAGCGACGACATCCTGCAGGACTCCATCGCCTCGCTGGGCCTTGCGATCGCGTTCTATTACGCCATGACCGGGTACGCATGCGTGTGGTACTTCCGCCGCGACCTGTTCACATCGGGTAAGAACCTGGTCTATCGCGGCATCCTGCCCCTGTTGGGAGCGTTGATGCTGACCTACGCGTTCGTCCAGTCGGCGATCGACATGTTCGCCGTCGACTACGGCAACAGTGAACTCCTGGGCGTCGGGGGCACGTTCGTGCTCGGCATCGGCTCGCTCGCGTTCGGCGTCGTGCTGATGCTCCTGTGGTACCTCTTCCCCGCGGCGAAGGCGTTCTTCCGGGGCGAGAGCCTCAACCGCGACACCGAGGTGCTCGTCCCCGAGGAGCCGATCGCGTACCCGCGCTCGGTCGACGGGGGCATCTGA
- a CDS encoding glycerol-3-phosphate dehydrogenase/oxidase has product MSSPATSLRADVQALRDAEDLDVLIIGGGINGLATLRDLALQGVSVALVERGDFVSGASSASSHMVHGGIRYLENGEFRLVKEAVTERNDLLKTAPHYVKPLETTIPIYKTFSGILSAPFRLLVTHGRGKPNERGALLIKVGLIMYDTFSRDGGTVPRHKFLGKKKSLAELPQLNPDLAYTATYFDASMHDPERIALDVLRDGIEAGAGRAHAVNYVAAVGADENGVRVRDEVSGEEFTVAAKVVLNTAGPWTDLANAAMGLKTQFMGGTKGSHIVLDNPDLLAATGGREIFFEHSDGRIVLIYPLKDRVLVGTTDIDADPSKPVVCTDDEIAYFFDLIGHVFPKIAVDRSQIVYTFSGIRPLPRHDDTAPGFVSRDYRIVEDEIAGVPAMSLVGGKWTTFRALAEHLSMKTLQKLRRPHRISTQGLPIGGGAGFPTTPEQRRRWVSARTNAHSAELVDAMLERYGTRADAILAALPAEPTPVPDAPGYYREELAWIAENEQVVHLIDVLLRRTHLAFVGGMTERTLREVAEAVAGPLGWDTATVDAEIARTTEILRVAHRVDLAEAGVARI; this is encoded by the coding sequence ATGTCGTCCCCCGCTACTTCGCTCCGCGCCGATGTACAGGCGCTCCGCGACGCCGAAGACCTCGACGTCCTGATCATCGGTGGGGGCATCAACGGCCTCGCCACTTTGCGCGACCTGGCCCTGCAGGGCGTCAGCGTCGCCCTCGTCGAACGGGGCGACTTCGTCTCCGGCGCCTCGTCCGCTTCGAGTCACATGGTGCACGGCGGTATCCGCTACCTCGAGAACGGCGAGTTCCGTCTCGTGAAGGAAGCCGTCACCGAGCGCAACGACCTGCTCAAGACCGCCCCGCACTACGTCAAGCCGCTCGAGACGACGATCCCGATCTACAAGACGTTCTCCGGCATCCTGTCGGCGCCCTTCCGTCTGCTCGTGACCCACGGGCGCGGTAAGCCGAACGAGCGCGGTGCACTGCTGATCAAGGTCGGCCTCATCATGTACGACACCTTCTCGCGCGACGGCGGAACCGTCCCCCGCCACAAATTCCTGGGGAAGAAGAAGTCGCTCGCCGAGCTCCCCCAGCTCAACCCCGACCTCGCCTACACCGCCACCTACTTCGACGCGTCGATGCACGATCCCGAGCGGATCGCCCTCGACGTGCTGCGCGACGGCATCGAGGCCGGCGCGGGCCGCGCCCACGCCGTCAACTACGTCGCGGCCGTCGGCGCCGACGAGAACGGCGTGCGCGTGCGCGACGAGGTGTCCGGCGAGGAGTTCACCGTCGCGGCCAAGGTCGTGCTCAACACCGCCGGGCCGTGGACAGACCTCGCCAACGCCGCTATGGGCCTGAAGACGCAGTTCATGGGCGGCACCAAGGGCTCGCACATCGTGCTCGACAACCCCGACCTGCTCGCCGCGACCGGAGGCCGCGAGATCTTCTTCGAGCACTCCGACGGCCGCATCGTGCTGATCTACCCGCTGAAAGACCGCGTCCTCGTCGGAACCACCGACATCGACGCCGACCCCTCGAAGCCGGTCGTGTGCACCGACGACGAGATCGCGTACTTCTTCGACCTCATCGGGCACGTCTTCCCGAAGATCGCGGTGGACCGTTCCCAGATCGTCTACACGTTCTCGGGCATCCGCCCCCTCCCCCGCCACGACGACACCGCCCCGGGCTTCGTCTCGCGCGACTACCGCATCGTCGAGGACGAGATCGCGGGTGTGCCCGCGATGAGCCTGGTCGGCGGCAAGTGGACGACCTTCCGCGCGCTGGCCGAGCACCTGAGCATGAAGACGCTGCAGAAGCTGCGTCGCCCGCACCGCATCAGCACGCAGGGCCTGCCCATCGGCGGCGGCGCGGGCTTCCCGACGACGCCCGAGCAGCGACGACGCTGGGTATCCGCGCGCACGAATGCGCACTCCGCCGAGCTCGTGGATGCCATGCTCGAGCGCTACGGCACGCGCGCCGACGCGATCCTCGCCGCCCTTCCCGCCGAGCCCACGCCCGTGCCCGATGCTCCCGGCTACTACCGCGAGGAGCTTGCCTGGATCGCCGAGAACGAGCAGGTCGTGCACCTGATCGACGTGCTCCTGCGCCGCACCCACCTCGCTTTCGTGGGCGGCATGACCGAGCGCACGCTGCGCGAGGTCGCCGAGGCGGTCGCCGGTCCGCTGGGGTGGGACACCGCCACCGTCGACGCCGAGATCGCCCGCACGACGGAGATCCTGCGCGTCGCTCACCGCGTCGATCTCGCCGAGGCGGGCGTCGCGCGAATCTGA
- a CDS encoding PP2C family protein-serine/threonine phosphatase, which yields MPEVTTHTRTVPLGAGDIELSWAASTDTGRRREVNQDAVLADYPLFVVADGMGGHLGGEIASASTVERLRAVVAGGSVSSKTIEKALSRAVKDIVAHPETTDEGTGTTLTGLYLETHTDEPHWVTLNIGDSRVYLLRDDEIVQVTTDHSVVQELIAAGRLSPEEAENHPYGNVITRAVGPSDSVKPDYLRLDVVDGDRFVICSDGLTKELTDFGIRHFLEANADPAAAVEAMMAAALENGGRDNITIVVLDVARHSA from the coding sequence GTGCCCGAGGTGACCACCCACACGCGTACCGTTCCGCTCGGCGCGGGCGACATCGAGTTGTCGTGGGCGGCGAGCACCGACACGGGTCGCCGTCGCGAGGTCAATCAAGACGCCGTGCTCGCCGACTACCCGCTCTTCGTCGTCGCCGACGGCATGGGCGGACACCTGGGTGGCGAGATTGCCAGCGCGAGCACGGTCGAGCGTCTGCGTGCCGTGGTGGCCGGTGGCTCGGTGTCGTCGAAGACCATCGAGAAGGCCCTGTCGCGCGCGGTCAAAGACATCGTGGCCCACCCCGAGACCACCGACGAGGGCACGGGGACGACTCTCACGGGTCTGTACCTCGAGACGCATACCGATGAGCCGCACTGGGTGACGTTGAACATCGGCGACTCGCGTGTCTACCTGCTGCGCGACGACGAGATCGTTCAGGTGACGACGGATCACTCGGTGGTGCAAGAGCTCATCGCCGCCGGCCGTCTCAGCCCCGAAGAGGCCGAGAACCACCCGTACGGCAACGTGATCACGCGCGCCGTCGGACCGAGCGACAGCGTCAAGCCCGACTACCTTCGCCTCGACGTGGTCGACGGCGACCGGTTCGTGATCTGCTCCGACGGCCTCACCAAGGAACTCACCGACTTCGGTATCCGTCACTTCCTCGAAGCCAACGCCGACCCGGCCGCCGCGGTCGAGGCCATGATGGCGGCCGCTCTCGAGAACGGCGGCCGCGACAACATCACGATCGTCGTCCTCGACGTCGCTCGCCACTCCGCCTGA
- the glpK gene encoding glycerol kinase GlpK — protein sequence MADYVLAIDQGTTSTRAMIFDKSGGVVAVGQKEHEQIFPRAGWVEHDPLEIWRNTQEVIGLALGRADITRHDIAAVGITNQRETAVVWDKNTGKPVYNAIVWQDTRTQPIVDRLADGDPERYKSVVGLPLATYFSGTKIVWILENVDGAREKAEAGDLLFGTTDTWVLWNLTGGIDGGVHATDVTNASRTLFMDLETLEWRDDILADFGVPRSMLPEIRSSSEVYGTVESSSLLRETPIAGILGDQQAATFGQAAFDPGESKNTYGTGNFLIFQTGEEIVRSKNGLLTTLGYKLGDQPARYALEGSIAVTGSLIQWLRDQLGIISSAPEVEALARTVDDNGGVYFVPAFSGLFAPYWRPDARGAIVGMTRFVNKGHIARAALEATAFQTREVLEAVNADSGVDLTELKVDGGMTANDELMQFQADILGVPVVRPVVAETTALGAAYAAGLAVGFWDNLDDLRANWQEDKRWEPDMESAERDRELRLWKKAVTKSMDWVDDDVR from the coding sequence ATGGCCGACTACGTCCTCGCCATCGACCAGGGCACGACCTCGACCCGCGCGATGATCTTCGACAAGTCCGGCGGCGTCGTCGCCGTCGGGCAGAAGGAGCACGAGCAGATCTTCCCCCGCGCCGGGTGGGTCGAGCACGACCCGCTCGAGATCTGGCGCAACACCCAGGAGGTGATCGGCCTGGCCCTCGGCCGCGCCGACATCACCCGCCACGACATCGCCGCCGTCGGCATCACCAACCAGCGCGAGACCGCGGTGGTCTGGGACAAGAACACCGGCAAGCCCGTCTACAACGCCATCGTGTGGCAGGACACCCGCACCCAGCCGATCGTCGACCGCCTCGCCGACGGCGACCCCGAGCGCTACAAGAGCGTCGTCGGCCTGCCGCTGGCGACCTACTTCTCGGGAACCAAGATCGTCTGGATCCTCGAGAACGTCGACGGCGCTCGTGAGAAGGCCGAGGCCGGCGACCTGCTGTTCGGCACGACCGACACGTGGGTGCTGTGGAACCTCACCGGCGGCATCGACGGCGGCGTGCACGCCACCGACGTCACCAACGCCAGCCGCACGCTCTTCATGGACCTCGAGACGCTCGAGTGGCGCGACGACATCCTGGCCGACTTCGGCGTGCCGCGCTCGATGCTCCCCGAGATCCGCTCCTCCTCCGAGGTCTACGGCACGGTCGAGTCCTCCTCGCTGCTGCGCGAGACCCCGATCGCCGGCATCCTGGGCGACCAGCAGGCAGCGACCTTCGGGCAGGCGGCGTTCGACCCGGGCGAGAGCAAGAACACCTACGGCACGGGCAACTTCCTCATCTTCCAGACGGGTGAAGAGATCGTCCGCTCCAAGAACGGCCTGCTCACCACGCTGGGCTACAAGCTCGGCGACCAGCCCGCGCGCTACGCACTCGAGGGCTCGATCGCGGTGACCGGATCGCTCATCCAGTGGCTGCGCGACCAGCTCGGCATCATCTCCTCGGCCCCCGAGGTCGAGGCGCTGGCCCGCACCGTCGACGACAACGGCGGCGTGTACTTCGTGCCCGCGTTCTCGGGTCTGTTCGCTCCGTACTGGCGTCCGGACGCCCGCGGCGCGATCGTCGGTATGACCCGCTTCGTCAACAAGGGCCACATCGCCCGTGCCGCGCTCGAGGCGACCGCGTTCCAGACCCGCGAGGTGCTCGAGGCCGTCAACGCCGACTCGGGTGTCGACCTGACCGAGCTCAAAGTCGACGGCGGCATGACCGCCAACGACGAGCTCATGCAGTTCCAGGCCGACATCCTGGGCGTGCCGGTGGTGCGCCCGGTCGTCGCCGAGACCACCGCGCTGGGCGCCGCGTACGCCGCCGGCCTGGCCGTCGGCTTCTGGGACAACCTCGACGACCTCCGCGCCAACTGGCAGGAGGACAAGCGCTGGGAGCCCGACATGGAATCCGCGGAACGCGACCGCGAGCTGCGCCTGTGGAAGAAGGCCGTCACCAAGTCCATGGACTGGGTCGACGACGACGTGCGCTGA
- a CDS encoding MIP/aquaporin family protein has translation MQEVNLGLYFLSEVVGTAMLILLGCGVVANVALAKTKGNAGGTLMVNWGWGLAVFAGVIVSAYSGAQLNPAVSIGLLVAGKIALAQFFVAVAAQMVGAIIGAVLTWASYKQHFDDEPDPAAKLGVFSTGPAIRSYGFNFLTEVIATFVLVFVIFGFGDYGVADIGVPGGIGGLAAVPVALLVVGIGASLGGPTGYAINPARDLGPRIAHAILPIKGKGSSDWGYAWVPVAGPLVGGLLAGLLAPVLLGLGK, from the coding sequence ATGCAAGAAGTGAACCTGGGGCTGTACTTCCTTTCGGAGGTCGTCGGCACCGCGATGCTCATCCTGTTGGGCTGCGGCGTGGTCGCCAACGTGGCTCTGGCCAAGACCAAGGGCAACGCCGGCGGCACCCTGATGGTCAACTGGGGATGGGGGCTGGCGGTCTTCGCCGGCGTGATCGTCTCCGCCTACTCCGGCGCGCAGCTGAACCCCGCCGTCTCGATCGGTCTGCTCGTGGCCGGCAAGATCGCTCTCGCGCAGTTCTTCGTCGCCGTCGCCGCCCAGATGGTCGGTGCGATCATCGGTGCCGTGCTCACGTGGGCCTCGTACAAGCAGCACTTCGACGATGAGCCCGACCCGGCCGCGAAGCTCGGCGTCTTCTCGACCGGCCCGGCGATCCGCTCCTACGGCTTCAACTTCCTCACCGAGGTCATCGCGACCTTCGTTCTCGTCTTCGTCATCTTCGGCTTCGGCGACTACGGGGTGGCCGACATCGGCGTTCCCGGTGGCATCGGCGGACTCGCCGCCGTCCCGGTGGCTCTGCTCGTGGTCGGTATCGGCGCGTCTCTCGGCGGCCCCACCGGCTACGCGATCAACCCGGCCCGTGACCTCGGCCCCCGCATCGCCCACGCGATCCTCCCGATCAAGGGCAAGGGATCGAGCGACTGGGGCTACGCGTGGGTGCCCGTCGCCGGTCCCCTCGTCGGTGGCCTCCTGGCGGGTCTGCTGGCGCCGGTCCTGCTCGGCCTCGGAAAGTGA
- a CDS encoding asparaginase, translating into MAATPPASVELAVVERSGFVESRHHGVAVVLAPDGAETLTLGEATAAFLPRSSMKPLQALACLSAGADLAGERLAISMASHCGTERHAEVARGILQSAGLTEDDLGCPAAWPSDTAARDELVRDHGTPSPLRMNCSGKHAAMLLTCVSNGWPTAGYLDPQHPLQVHIREVIERLVGERMTTTAIDGCGAPVYAMSLVGLARAIQRIATSSERSPFALHRSAGTLVRAVKEHAWTIDGPGRPDTVVIERLGVFSKMGAEGVQVMTAPDGTTVALKMLDGSNRAGHAVALRLLERAGALTAEAVADTLALLPLSVSGAGREVGAIRCAV; encoded by the coding sequence ATGGCCGCAACACCCCCCGCCTCCGTCGAACTCGCCGTCGTCGAACGCAGCGGATTCGTCGAATCCCGCCACCACGGCGTCGCCGTCGTCCTCGCACCCGACGGTGCCGAGACCCTGACGCTCGGCGAGGCGACGGCCGCCTTCCTCCCCCGCTCGAGCATGAAGCCCCTGCAGGCGCTGGCCTGCCTGTCGGCCGGAGCCGACCTCGCGGGCGAGCGCCTGGCGATCTCGATGGCGAGCCACTGCGGCACCGAACGGCACGCCGAGGTGGCCCGTGGCATCCTGCAGTCCGCGGGTCTGACCGAAGACGATCTGGGCTGCCCCGCGGCCTGGCCGAGTGACACCGCCGCGCGCGACGAGCTCGTACGAGACCACGGCACGCCCTCACCGCTGCGTATGAACTGCTCCGGCAAGCATGCCGCGATGCTTCTGACGTGCGTCTCGAACGGCTGGCCCACCGCGGGTTACCTCGACCCGCAGCACCCGCTGCAGGTCCACATCCGCGAGGTGATCGAGCGCCTCGTGGGCGAGCGCATGACGACGACCGCGATCGACGGGTGCGGTGCCCCCGTCTACGCGATGAGCCTCGTCGGTCTCGCCCGGGCCATCCAGCGCATCGCGACGTCGTCGGAGCGTTCCCCCTTCGCCCTGCATCGCAGCGCCGGCACTCTCGTGCGCGCCGTGAAGGAGCACGCGTGGACGATCGACGGACCCGGTCGCCCCGACACGGTCGTGATCGAGCGCCTCGGAGTGTTCTCCAAGATGGGCGCAGAGGGCGTCCAGGTCATGACGGCTCCCGACGGGACGACCGTCGCGCTGAAGATGCTCGACGGTTCGAACCGTGCCGGCCACGCTGTCGCACTCCGCCTGCTCGAGCGCGCCGGCGCTCTGACGGCCGAGGCGGTCGCCGACACTCTGGCGCTGCTGCCGTTGAGCGTCTCGGGCGCCGGGCGCGAGGTCGGCGCCATCCGCTGCGCGGTCTGA
- a CDS encoding sugar-binding transcriptional regulator, giving the protein MVTQAEARSRDALRAAQLYYLQDLTMDAIAHEMRVSRSSVSRLLQHARDVGLVTISISPPDDARGQMAQRIADRFGITAHVVPTPARTSEAERLERTALTAARILAERVESSMTIGVAWGSTLSAVARHVPQKDVHDTHIVQMNGAANVRTSGIPYAGEILSKFGAAWSSSVHQFPVPALFDDPHTKRAMWRERSVRSVLEIQQRVGLFVFGLGSPHADVPSHVYSGDYFDERDRAVIEREGVVGDCATVFYRADGSDDIPELNARSSGPDLDTVRRIPRRFCVVSSLSKLDGLRGALAADLVTELVVEESLARRLLSVTR; this is encoded by the coding sequence ATGGTGACGCAGGCGGAGGCGCGCTCTCGCGACGCGTTGCGGGCCGCACAGCTGTACTACCTGCAGGACCTGACGATGGATGCCATCGCGCACGAGATGCGCGTCTCGCGCTCGTCGGTGTCGCGCCTGCTGCAGCACGCCCGCGACGTCGGCCTCGTGACCATCTCGATCAGCCCGCCCGACGACGCCCGCGGCCAGATGGCACAGCGCATCGCCGACCGCTTCGGCATCACCGCGCACGTCGTGCCCACGCCCGCCCGCACATCGGAGGCCGAACGACTGGAGCGCACGGCGCTGACAGCGGCGCGCATCCTCGCCGAACGCGTCGAGTCGTCGATGACCATCGGCGTCGCCTGGGGCTCCACGCTGTCGGCTGTGGCGCGCCACGTACCCCAGAAAGACGTGCACGACACGCACATCGTGCAGATGAACGGTGCCGCCAACGTGCGTACCTCCGGCATCCCCTACGCGGGCGAGATCCTGTCGAAGTTCGGCGCGGCCTGGTCATCGTCGGTGCACCAATTCCCGGTGCCCGCGCTCTTCGACGACCCGCACACCAAGCGAGCGATGTGGCGCGAGCGCTCGGTCCGCTCGGTCCTGGAGATCCAGCAGCGCGTGGGCCTGTTCGTGTTCGGCCTCGGATCGCCCCACGCGGACGTGCCTTCGCACGTCTACAGCGGCGACTACTTCGACGAGCGCGACCGCGCGGTCATCGAGCGCGAGGGCGTCGTCGGCGACTGCGCCACGGTCTTCTATCGCGCCGACGGCTCCGACGACATCCCCGAGCTCAACGCCCGCTCCAGCGGACCCGACCTCGACACGGTGCGCCGCATCCCGCGGCGGTTCTGCGTGGTCTCGAGCCTGTCGAAACTCGACGGGCTGCGCGGCGCCCTCGCCGCCGACCTCGTCACCGAGCTCGTCGTGGAGGAGTCGCTCGCGCGGCGGTTGCTCAGCGTGACGCGGTGA
- the dhaM gene encoding dihydroxyacetone kinase phosphoryl donor subunit DhaM yields MIGIVAVSHSRALAEAAVHLALQMGEDRPPVVLVAAGGPDGDLGTDAVAIAAAVDEADGGDGVLVLMDLGSAILSAETALDFVAAPERVRLSPAPFVEGLVAAVVTAAGGAGLDEVAGEAAGVDRAKRGQLGETTDDSEDLGPAISVDTPPHEELAFEAVVINPSGLHARPAATFVKAASHYDADIRIVDLDTGGGEASARSLLELMALGVRQGSRVRVSATGLQAAQALEELRALIDDGFGER; encoded by the coding sequence ATGATCGGTATCGTCGCGGTCTCGCATTCACGTGCCCTCGCCGAGGCGGCGGTGCACCTCGCCCTGCAGATGGGCGAAGACCGACCGCCCGTGGTGCTCGTCGCCGCCGGCGGTCCCGATGGCGATCTGGGAACGGATGCCGTCGCCATCGCCGCCGCGGTCGACGAGGCCGACGGTGGCGACGGCGTGCTGGTGCTGATGGACCTGGGCTCGGCGATCCTCAGCGCGGAGACGGCGCTGGATTTCGTCGCCGCGCCGGAGCGCGTGCGTCTGAGTCCGGCACCGTTCGTGGAGGGTCTCGTGGCAGCGGTGGTGACCGCCGCGGGGGGCGCCGGTCTCGACGAGGTCGCCGGGGAGGCGGCGGGGGTCGACCGAGCTAAGCGAGGTCAGCTCGGCGAGACGACCGACGACAGCGAGGACCTCGGGCCTGCGATATCCGTCGACACCCCACCGCACGAGGAGCTGGCCTTCGAGGCGGTGGTCATCAATCCGTCGGGCTTGCACGCCCGCCCCGCTGCGACGTTCGTGAAAGCCGCGTCGCACTACGACGCAGACATCCGCATCGTCGACCTGGACACCGGCGGCGGTGAGGCCTCGGCGCGCAGCTTGCTCGAGCTCATGGCTCTGGGCGTACGGCAAGGTTCGCGCGTACGAGTGAGCGCCACAGGGCTGCAGGCCGCGCAGGCGCTCGAGGAACTCCGCGCACTGATCGACGACGGGTTCGGCGAGCGCTGA
- a CDS encoding OsmC family protein, whose product MNGEHHYRLRSTWTGDRGSGTSGYRDYDRSVTLEVDGKPAIAASADKPFRGDPVKWNPEELLLAALSECHLLSYLHACVTTGVVVTAYEDDASGTMQEDGNSGGAFIEVVLRPRVRVAEESMVEAARAAHRQAREWCFIANSVNFPVRHEPEITVG is encoded by the coding sequence ATGAATGGAGAGCATCACTACCGCCTGCGCTCGACCTGGACCGGCGATCGGGGGAGTGGCACGAGCGGTTACCGCGATTACGACCGCTCCGTGACGCTCGAGGTCGACGGCAAACCCGCCATCGCGGCATCCGCCGACAAACCCTTCCGCGGCGACCCCGTCAAGTGGAACCCCGAGGAGCTGTTGCTCGCCGCGCTGAGCGAGTGCCACCTGCTGTCGTACCTGCACGCGTGCGTGACGACCGGTGTCGTCGTCACCGCGTACGAGGACGACGCGTCGGGCACGATGCAGGAAGACGGAAACAGCGGCGGGGCGTTCATCGAGGTGGTGCTGCGCCCGCGGGTGCGCGTGGCCGAGGAGTCGATGGTGGAGGCCGCCCGTGCCGCGCACCGGCAGGCGCGGGAATGGTGCTTCATCGCCAACTCCGTGAACTTCCCCGTGCGTCACGAACCCGAGATCACCGTGGGCTGA
- the dhaL gene encoding dihydroxyacetone kinase subunit DhaL gives MSGLISIDDLVRWIRAFRDAVQQHKDELTRLDSEIGDADHGSNMARGLDAVVATLDPAPASPAELFKTVGMTLVSSVGGASGPLYGTFFLRMGPALSAGNVDAAAVGAALRAGLEGVVSRGKAELGDKTMIDALSPALDAWDAAVAAGAGAAEAARAAAEAAARGRDGTEPLVARKGRASYLGERSAGRLDPGATSATLLIEALRDALETAG, from the coding sequence GTGAGCGGCTTGATCTCGATCGACGACCTCGTCAGGTGGATCCGGGCGTTCCGCGACGCCGTGCAGCAGCACAAAGACGAGCTCACCCGCCTGGACTCCGAGATCGGCGACGCCGACCACGGCTCGAACATGGCGCGGGGTCTCGACGCGGTCGTCGCCACGCTCGACCCGGCGCCGGCGAGCCCGGCCGAACTGTTCAAGACGGTCGGGATGACGCTCGTGTCGTCGGTGGGAGGTGCGAGCGGTCCGCTCTATGGCACGTTCTTCCTCCGGATGGGGCCGGCCCTGTCGGCGGGGAACGTGGATGCCGCGGCGGTGGGCGCGGCTCTGCGCGCCGGCCTCGAGGGGGTCGTCTCCCGGGGCAAGGCCGAGCTCGGCGACAAGACGATGATCGACGCCCTCTCTCCCGCCCTCGACGCGTGGGACGCCGCTGTCGCCGCGGGCGCCGGTGCGGCCGAGGCTGCCCGCGCTGCCGCCGAGGCCGCCGCCCGCGGCCGCGACGGCACCGAGCCGCTCGTCGCCCGCAAGGGTCGCGCGAGCTACCTCGGCGAGCGCAGCGCGGGGCGCCTCGACCCGGGCGCGACGTCGGCGACCCTGCTGATCGAGGCCCTCCGCGACGCCCTGGAGACCGCCGGATGA